DNA sequence from the Glycine soja cultivar W05 chromosome 18, ASM419377v2, whole genome shotgun sequence genome:
TGTGGGAATAGGCAGTGTGTATTTCTTGGGGTTTTAATGTTTTGGGGAATTCAGGGTTTAGTGAATATCCCTCATTTTTGGTTTGATGTTGCACACCCTCACCAACCTCCAATTCTTCGTCCATAGTGTTAAAACTTATCATTCCATATCCCCTGGCACTCAAAAACTATCCACATGACAGAGCAGTTCCAAGTTGTGGCAACCTTATATTAGGAAAATGCTTTTTGAATAATAAGTGAGGAAAATATGAACAATATACAACATACTACACAAGACGcataataacaaaaatcaatTGACCTAAAGGATGAAAAGGAATGGAAGCAGGAGAAGGAAACACTGAAAATGGGTTTTAAAATGAATGAGTGGGTTTTTGTTCCACCGCACACCGGTTTCTATGAACGTTCTATTATTAGAGATATTTTGTAGATGTATTTGGTTTAGGCTAGAAGGAgataaattttatactttttatgtgatacttatcttttatattctactttaattaaaaaatatatattttattttcatcttttctatttctttcatttaactCAAACACACTTGATATTCTGCAGATTGGGGATACAGTATTTGTTATAGTTTTATGACATTGTTTACGTCATCAACTCAGTGAATATATGCAGGCCATCCAAGTTGATCAAGTAAGTTTTAATGATTATGACTTTATCCATAGTGAAGCCCTTTTTAATATATCTTATCTCTAACTACCAGAAAAATGGATAGCAATTATGAAGGCATTCAAGCATAGCTATTGAatccttttttatcttctaaatttattactaactatttcaatattttgttctTATTGAATAGAAAAATTCAAAGGGAAAAGAAATTCAAGGATTCATAGATGACCCACATTTGTTTGCATTATTTTAATGTGATTAATGATGGCCTTGATATAATATTCCAGGTCAAAGAGATATATAACTATACACAGGGTGACTTAATAACTGAAGATGTTTTATTGCTTGATTGCCAAAGAGAGATTTATGTGTGGGTTGGCTTACATTCGACTGTCAAATCAAAACAAGAAGCTCTTAATCTTGGCTTGGTATCTATATTGAACTCACTGATAGCTTTTACGCTAATTGTCACACTATGATGTTTTCACACATACACATTTGAATCAGTATGTCATTTCACTTTTATATGGTCTTCATTTAGTCATTCCTTTTCAATACTTTGCTAACATTTGAATTCTCACCATTAACATATGCTATAATTACTTTgtacttcttccattttttttcctgcatGAGTGGATCTCAACCACAACCCCTAGAACTCTTTGCCAATGCATCCAAGTGCTTCATGAAAATGCCTCTATACTATACAAGGAGTCATTGTTTATACATCTAATTCATGAAGAGCCAAGTTTGACAGTTGTTTCTCCATTATTCATTATTCACTAATTATTTGATAGTCTCATCTTAGGAACTAGTTCTTATTCATCTATAAAATGAGCCATGTGATCAAACTCTatgattttaatgttatatGGACTTACTGTTTCATGCCATATGTTTTTCTTACAATGGATATTGTAATGAGCAGAAATTTCTGGAAATGAATGTCCTTGTTGAAGGCCTATCCCTGAACATCCCTACTTATATTGTAACAGAAGGTCATGAGCCACCTTTTTCACTCGTTTCTTTTCATGGGATCactcaaaagaaaatgtaagTCTTCTCGCTTCAAAGTTATAAATATTGATCATAATACTATGATGACTTATTTTAGGAAGTTCTCAACTTTTCATTAGGAGAGTGGTGGAGC
Encoded proteins:
- the LOC114395819 gene encoding villin-1-like isoform X1, with amino-acid sequence MTHICLHYFNVINDGLDIIFQVKEIYNYTQGDLITEDVLLLDCQREIYVWVGLHSTVKSKQEALNLGLKFLEMNVLVEGLSLNIPTYIVTEGHEPPFSLVSFHGITQKKMRVVEHYRDLRPSLAPTFPKEDSPYISRCSSCQ
- the LOC114395819 gene encoding villin-1-like isoform X2, translating into MQAIQVDQVKEIYNYTQGDLITEDVLLLDCQREIYVWVGLHSTVKSKQEALNLGLKFLEMNVLVEGLSLNIPTYIVTEGHEPPFSLVSFHGITQKKMRVVEHYRDLRPSLAPTFPKEDSPYISRCSSCQ